From the genome of Streptomyces sp. NBC_01341, one region includes:
- a CDS encoding spermidine synthase, giving the protein MARRGAARGAGDRKRSERQQESVAETVDGGLAELVPDRERPRAWTLLLDGAPQSHVDLDDPAHLSFEYQRRLGHVIDLAAPPGRPLQAVHLGGGAFTLARYIAASRPRSTQQVVEVDAPLVQLVRRALPLDPQARIRVRSMDAREGLGKVQDGWADLVIADVFSGARTPAHLTSAEFLTEVRRVLKPGGQYAANLADGPPLAHLRGQIATAASLFPELALAADPTVWRSRRFGNAVLVASDLPIAVAELTRRVAGDPHPGRVEHGRALADFTGGAAVVTDAAAKASPAPPPGAFS; this is encoded by the coding sequence GTGGCACGTCGAGGAGCGGCCAGGGGCGCGGGCGACCGCAAGCGGTCCGAGCGCCAACAGGAGTCCGTCGCCGAGACGGTGGACGGCGGCCTCGCCGAACTCGTCCCCGACCGTGAGCGCCCGCGCGCGTGGACGCTGCTCCTGGACGGCGCCCCGCAGTCCCACGTGGACCTCGACGATCCGGCGCACCTCTCCTTCGAGTACCAGCGGCGGCTCGGCCACGTCATCGACCTCGCCGCGCCCCCCGGACGCCCCCTCCAGGCGGTCCACCTGGGCGGCGGGGCCTTCACCCTCGCCCGCTACATCGCCGCGAGCCGCCCCCGCTCCACCCAGCAGGTCGTCGAGGTGGACGCACCCCTCGTCCAGCTCGTCCGCCGCGCACTCCCCCTCGATCCGCAGGCCCGGATACGCGTCCGCTCCATGGACGCCCGCGAGGGCCTCGGCAAGGTCCAGGACGGCTGGGCGGACCTCGTGATCGCCGACGTGTTCAGCGGGGCCAGGACCCCGGCGCACCTCACGTCCGCCGAGTTCCTGACCGAGGTGCGCCGGGTGCTGAAGCCCGGCGGCCAGTACGCCGCCAACCTCGCCGACGGCCCGCCGCTGGCCCACCTGCGCGGCCAGATCGCCACGGCCGCCTCGCTGTTCCCCGAACTGGCCCTCGCTGCGGACCCGACCGTCTGGCGCAGCCGTCGTTTCGGCAACGCGGTCCTGGTCGCCTCCGACCTGCCGATCGCCGTCGCCGAACTGACCCGCCGGGTCGCCGGCGACCCGCACCCCGGCCGTGTCGAACACGGCCGCGCGCTCGCCGACTTCACCGGCGGCGCCGCCGTCGTCACCGACGCCGCGGCCAAGGCATCCCCGGCTCCGCCGCCCGGTGCCTTCTCCTGA
- a CDS encoding tetratricopeptide repeat protein: MVSTRAVPNLAFRRLRAQRSAGEFAAAVRRAAREIGEQVACDARYIGRVESGEIRCPNYAYERVFLHMFPGATLADLGFSDRESVRGRGARSTSAPPPTTPPTLDSDIHEESDVLRRVFMTSGTATMAAASLGLGGRSAVAGPLDVPAQRRVGEAEVSAVEKAVRQIRLLDDRHGADGLYRRASQPLRAAYALLDAGTASRRSTVDRLHAGAGELAISVGWLAHDSGRVDDARSHYAEALATARLAGDAALEAHAFCNASFLARDTGRAREAVRAAEAGQRAAGPLGSPRLLALLALREAGARAWLGDRTGCEQAIGRARTAFDRGPRDADPEWMSFFREAELELLEAQCWSALGDWPRAARHGRRATRLQDPHFTRNLALYRAQLAGDLARAGTADEAAAAGHQVLDLLDRVQSSRIRGMLASAVRVLRPRGGPEVTALLARYEELPPSA; the protein is encoded by the coding sequence ATGGTGTCGACACGGGCAGTTCCCAACCTCGCCTTCCGGCGGCTGCGCGCACAGCGCTCCGCGGGTGAGTTCGCGGCAGCGGTCCGCAGGGCCGCCCGCGAGATCGGTGAACAGGTCGCGTGCGACGCCCGGTACATCGGACGCGTGGAGTCCGGCGAGATCCGCTGCCCCAACTACGCGTACGAACGGGTGTTCCTGCACATGTTCCCCGGGGCGACCCTGGCGGACCTGGGCTTCTCGGACCGCGAGAGCGTGCGCGGCCGGGGGGCCCGCAGCACGTCCGCGCCCCCTCCCACCACACCCCCCACGCTCGACAGTGACATCCACGAGGAGAGCGACGTGCTGCGTCGCGTGTTCATGACCAGCGGTACCGCCACGATGGCCGCCGCGTCCCTGGGCCTGGGCGGCCGGTCCGCCGTGGCGGGCCCCCTCGACGTCCCCGCCCAGCGCCGGGTCGGCGAGGCCGAGGTGAGCGCCGTCGAGAAGGCGGTCCGCCAGATCCGGCTGCTGGACGACCGGCACGGCGCGGACGGGCTCTACCGCCGCGCCTCCCAGCCGCTGCGGGCCGCGTACGCGCTGCTCGACGCGGGGACGGCGAGCCGCCGCAGCACCGTCGACCGGCTGCACGCCGGCGCCGGTGAGCTGGCGATCTCGGTGGGCTGGCTGGCCCACGACTCGGGGCGCGTCGACGACGCCCGCTCCCATTACGCGGAGGCCCTCGCCACGGCGCGGCTGGCCGGGGACGCCGCGCTGGAGGCGCACGCGTTCTGCAACGCCTCGTTCCTGGCCCGCGACACGGGCCGGGCGCGGGAGGCGGTCCGCGCGGCGGAGGCCGGGCAGCGCGCGGCGGGTCCGCTCGGTTCCCCGCGGCTGCTGGCCCTGCTCGCGCTGCGGGAGGCGGGCGCCCGGGCGTGGCTCGGGGACCGCACCGGGTGCGAACAGGCGATCGGCCGGGCCCGCACGGCGTTCGATCGGGGGCCGCGCGACGCGGACCCGGAGTGGATGAGCTTCTTCCGGGAAGCGGAGCTCGAACTGCTGGAGGCGCAGTGCTGGTCGGCCCTGGGCGACTGGCCGAGGGCGGCACGCCATGGCCGGCGGGCCACCCGGCTGCAGGACCCGCACTTCACCCGGAACCTCGCGCTGTACCGGGCCCAGCTGGCCGGTGACCTGGCGCGCGCGGGCACGGCGGACGAGGCCGCGGCTGCGGGGCACCAGGTGCTGGATCTGCTCGACCGGGTCCAGTCCTCCCGCATCAGGGGGATGCTGGCGAGCGCCGTACGCGTGCTGAGGCCGCGCGGCGGTCCGGAGGTGACGGCCCTGCTGGCCCGCTACGAGGAGCTCCCGCCCAGCGCCTGA
- a CDS encoding phosphatase PAP2 family protein, whose protein sequence is MPHATTATPSSGHRPRWWTELPLIAVVYGLYSAGRLLVREDVPAAVEHGLAILRLEKALHLNAEHPLNRLLTAHPSLGIPADFAYASLHYLVTPAVLIWLFRRRTAAYRAARTWLMTSTLLGLVGFTLMPTCPPRLLDAHHGFVDTMAQYSAYGWWGAGASAPRGLSGMTNQYAAMPSLHVGWALWCGVLLWRHGRHPLVRAAGVAYPLLTVLVVMGTANHYFLDAVAGAAVMAVGALLTRPFMRIADGAKGRVAAVFARTPAAAVPVQSTFVSDGCKTSAGERIPGRRTPSADSSDANTGFAAQASDDAAAAAR, encoded by the coding sequence ATGCCGCACGCCACCACCGCGACACCGTCCTCCGGTCACCGGCCCCGATGGTGGACGGAACTCCCGCTCATAGCGGTGGTGTACGGGCTGTACTCGGCAGGACGGCTCCTGGTCAGGGAGGACGTCCCCGCGGCCGTGGAGCACGGGCTCGCGATACTCCGCCTGGAGAAGGCACTCCACCTGAACGCCGAACACCCCCTCAACCGGCTGCTGACCGCCCACCCCTCCCTGGGGATACCCGCCGACTTCGCCTACGCCTCGCTGCACTACCTCGTCACCCCGGCCGTACTGATATGGCTGTTCCGGCGCCGTACCGCGGCCTACCGCGCGGCCCGCACCTGGCTGATGACCTCCACGCTCCTCGGCCTCGTCGGCTTCACACTGATGCCGACCTGCCCGCCCCGGCTGCTCGACGCCCACCACGGTTTCGTCGACACGATGGCCCAGTACAGCGCGTACGGCTGGTGGGGCGCCGGCGCGAGCGCCCCGCGCGGACTCAGCGGGATGACCAACCAGTACGCGGCGATGCCGAGCCTCCACGTCGGCTGGGCCCTGTGGTGCGGTGTGCTGCTGTGGCGGCACGGCCGCCACCCCCTCGTCCGGGCAGCCGGCGTCGCCTATCCGCTGCTCACCGTCCTCGTCGTCATGGGCACGGCCAACCACTATTTCCTCGACGCCGTGGCCGGTGCCGCCGTGATGGCCGTGGGGGCTCTGCTGACCAGGCCGTTCATGCGAATCGCGGACGGCGCCAAGGGCAGGGTCGCGGCCGTGTTCGCCCGGACCCCGGCCGCCGCCGTCCCCGTGCAATCCACGTTTGTCAGTGACGGATGCAAGACTTCGGCGGGTGAGCGAATACCCGGCAGGCGGACCCCCTCCGCAGATTCCAGCGACGCGAACACCGGCTTCGCGGCCCAGGCCAGCGACGACGCTGCGGCAGCGGCTCGCTGA
- a CDS encoding AAA domain-containing protein, whose protein sequence is MTAVTDPGAAAARATDAILGDTLRGTSRGIVVDSPPGAGKSTLVVRAALELAAAGRPLMVVAQTNAQVDDLVLRLAEKAPDLPVGRLHSSDSDPYDKALDGLDHVRKSAKAADLAGLDVVISTAAKWAHVKNVEPWGHAIVDEAYQMRSDALLAVAGLFERALFVGDPGQLDPFSIVGADQWAGLSYDPSASAVSTLLAHNPQLPQHRLPVSWRLPASAAPLVSGAFYPYTPFRSGTDHGDRRLSFGVPSDGSGPDRVLDEAAESGWGLLELPARHTPRTDPEAVRAVALVVRRLLDRGGAATSERGPDPVPVTAERVAVGTAHRDQAAAVRAALAELGVTGVAVDTANRLQGREFDVTVVLHPLSGRPDATAFHLETGRLCVLASRHRHACVVVCREGVADLLDEHPSTEPVQLGVTVKFPDGWEANHAVLAHLAEHRVHWSP, encoded by the coding sequence GTGACAGCCGTGACCGACCCGGGCGCCGCCGCGGCCAGGGCGACCGACGCGATCCTCGGGGACACCCTCCGCGGCACGTCGCGCGGCATCGTGGTGGACTCGCCGCCGGGCGCGGGCAAGTCGACGCTGGTGGTGCGTGCCGCGCTGGAGCTGGCCGCGGCCGGACGCCCGCTGATGGTGGTCGCGCAGACCAACGCCCAGGTGGACGACCTGGTACTGCGGCTGGCGGAGAAGGCCCCGGACCTGCCGGTGGGCCGCCTGCACAGCAGCGACTCCGATCCGTACGACAAGGCGCTGGACGGCCTGGACCACGTGCGGAAGTCGGCAAAGGCGGCGGATCTGGCCGGGCTGGACGTCGTGATCTCGACGGCGGCCAAGTGGGCCCACGTGAAGAACGTGGAGCCGTGGGGGCACGCGATCGTCGACGAGGCGTACCAGATGCGGTCGGACGCCCTGCTGGCCGTGGCCGGGCTGTTCGAGCGGGCGCTGTTCGTCGGGGACCCGGGGCAGCTCGATCCCTTCTCGATCGTGGGCGCGGACCAGTGGGCCGGTCTGTCGTACGACCCCTCGGCGAGCGCCGTCTCGACACTGCTCGCTCACAACCCCCAGCTGCCGCAGCACCGTCTGCCGGTGTCGTGGCGGCTCCCGGCGTCGGCGGCCCCGCTGGTCTCGGGCGCCTTCTACCCGTACACGCCCTTCCGTAGCGGCACGGACCACGGCGACCGGCGGCTGTCGTTCGGGGTGCCCTCGGACGGGTCGGGCCCGGACCGGGTGCTGGACGAGGCCGCGGAGTCCGGGTGGGGACTGCTGGAGCTCCCGGCCCGGCACACCCCGCGTACGGACCCGGAGGCGGTGCGGGCGGTGGCGCTGGTGGTGCGCAGGCTGCTGGACCGGGGCGGCGCGGCGACGAGCGAGCGTGGTCCGGACCCGGTTCCGGTGACGGCGGAGCGGGTCGCGGTCGGCACGGCCCACCGCGACCAGGCGGCGGCGGTGCGGGCCGCGCTGGCCGAGCTGGGTGTGACGGGCGTGGCGGTGGACACGGCGAACCGCCTGCAGGGCCGTGAGTTCGATGTGACGGTGGTCCTGCATCCGCTGTCGGGCCGTCCGGACGCGACGGCGTTCCATCTGGAGACGGGCCGGCTGTGTGTGCTCGCCTCGCGGCACCGGCACGCGTGCGTGGTGGTGTGCCGGGAGGGCGTGGCGGACCTGCTGGACGAGCACCCGTCGACGGAGCCGGTCCAGCTGGGCGTGACGGTGAAGTTCCCCGACGGCTGGGAGGCGAATCACGCGGTTCTGGCACACCTCGCCGAGCATCGCGTGCATTGGTCGCCCTGA
- a CDS encoding histidine phosphatase family protein, with translation MAPRILLARHGQTQWSVQGNHTGRTDIPLLDTGREGAKLLGERLHRQPWGGLPGVEVRTSPLVRAAETCGLAGFGDRAEPWDALMEWDYGDYEGLTPAQIKADRPDWFIWRDGVPGGETLAELTDRADEVVAWARSADRDVLVFAHGHILRALGARWLGEDVSFAARIRLEPTSLSVLGWAYGLPALERWNDTGHLDR, from the coding sequence ATGGCACCGCGCATCCTGCTCGCCCGGCACGGCCAGACACAGTGGTCGGTGCAGGGCAACCACACCGGCAGGACCGACATCCCCCTCCTCGACACCGGTCGCGAGGGCGCCAAGCTGCTCGGCGAGCGGCTGCACCGGCAGCCCTGGGGGGGCCTGCCCGGAGTGGAGGTGCGGACCAGCCCGCTCGTCCGGGCCGCCGAGACGTGCGGACTCGCGGGCTTCGGGGACCGGGCCGAGCCGTGGGACGCGCTCATGGAGTGGGACTACGGCGACTACGAGGGCTTGACCCCCGCGCAGATCAAGGCGGACCGGCCCGACTGGTTCATCTGGCGCGACGGGGTCCCCGGCGGCGAGACCCTGGCCGAGCTCACGGACCGGGCCGACGAGGTGGTGGCGTGGGCGCGGTCCGCCGACCGCGACGTGCTGGTCTTCGCCCACGGGCACATCCTGCGGGCGCTGGGCGCGCGGTGGCTGGGCGAGGACGTGTCCTTCGCCGCGCGGATCCGCCTGGAGCCGACCTCGCTGTCGGTGCTCGGCTGGGCGTACGGCCTTCCCGCCCTGGAACGCTGGAACGACACGGGTCACCTGGACCGCTAG
- a CDS encoding SDR family NAD(P)-dependent oxidoreductase, translating into MNRLEGRAALVTGSTSGIGRGVAEAMAREGAIVVVTGLGSDSGAQVVDGIVAEGGVAHFVEADLSAGGSEVRRLAQEATALAGRPIDILVNNAAFLVPPHPMTESTEEQIDKVLEVNIKAPYLLTAALVPGMVESGGGSVINMGSIGGVEGIKFTSLYGASKAGLHSLTRSWAAELAADGVRVNTVAPGPTVTGGNEELRPLLEKLAEGNPDRRTGSVQDTAAAVIFLASEDASHIHGVLLPVDGGALAI; encoded by the coding sequence ATGAATCGTCTCGAGGGACGTGCTGCGCTGGTCACAGGCTCGACGAGCGGAATCGGGCGCGGTGTCGCGGAGGCGATGGCCCGCGAGGGCGCCATCGTCGTCGTGACCGGGCTCGGCTCCGACTCCGGTGCTCAGGTCGTCGACGGGATCGTCGCGGAAGGCGGCGTCGCCCACTTCGTCGAGGCGGACCTCTCTGCGGGCGGCTCCGAGGTCCGCCGCCTCGCGCAGGAGGCGACGGCCCTGGCGGGTCGGCCGATCGACATTCTCGTCAACAACGCGGCCTTTCTCGTGCCGCCTCACCCCATGACGGAGTCGACCGAGGAACAGATCGACAAGGTCCTGGAGGTCAACATCAAGGCCCCGTACCTTCTGACGGCCGCCCTGGTGCCCGGCATGGTGGAGAGCGGCGGCGGCTCGGTGATCAACATGGGCTCGATCGGCGGCGTGGAGGGAATCAAGTTCACCTCGCTGTACGGCGCCAGCAAGGCAGGTCTGCACTCGCTGACGAGGTCGTGGGCCGCGGAGCTGGCCGCCGACGGGGTGCGGGTGAACACCGTCGCCCCCGGACCCACCGTCACGGGGGGGAACGAGGAACTCCGCCCCCTCCTGGAGAAGCTCGCCGAGGGCAACCCGGACAGGCGTACGGGCAGCGTTCAGGACACCGCCGCGGCTGTGATCTTCCTCGCCAGTGAAGACGCGTCACACATCCACGGTGTGCTCCTCCCGGTGGACGGCGGGGCCCTCGCGATCTGA